In the genome of Microbacterium endophyticum, one region contains:
- a CDS encoding class II fumarate hydratase: MTDTEYRIEHDTMGEVRVPINALYGAQTQRAVENFPISGHGLESTQIAALARIKKAAALANKELNVLDGAIADAIAAAADDVVTGSHDGQFPVDTYQTGSGTSSNMNMNEVLAALATRILGASVHPNDHVNASQSSNDVFPTSVHIAVTQALIDDLIPALDHLAVALEAKSVEWKDVVKAGRTHLMDATPVTMGQEFGGYARQIRLGIERVQAVIPHVSEVPLGGTAVGTGINTPLGFPQKVIELLASETELPITEAKDHFEAQANRDALVEASGALRTIAVSLTKINNDIRWMGSGPNTGLGELHIPDLQPGSSIMPGKVNPVVPEATLMVCARVIGNDATVAWAGASGSFELNVAIPVMGTALLESIRLLSNAMRVLADKTVDGLEANIERATAFAGMSPSIVTPLNKLIGYEAAAKIAKHSVAKGVTVREAVLDLGYVDRGELTLEQLDAKLDLLSMTHPG, encoded by the coding sequence GTGACCGACACTGAATACCGCATCGAACACGACACCATGGGCGAAGTCCGCGTACCCATCAACGCGCTCTACGGTGCGCAAACGCAACGTGCGGTAGAGAACTTTCCGATCTCGGGCCACGGCCTGGAGTCGACTCAGATCGCCGCACTTGCCCGCATCAAGAAGGCGGCGGCGCTCGCGAACAAAGAGCTGAACGTCCTCGATGGCGCCATCGCCGATGCCATTGCAGCCGCGGCCGATGACGTTGTCACGGGGAGTCACGACGGACAGTTCCCGGTCGACACCTACCAGACAGGTAGCGGCACTTCGTCGAACATGAACATGAACGAGGTGCTCGCGGCCCTCGCCACCCGCATCCTCGGCGCAAGTGTTCACCCGAACGACCACGTCAATGCTTCACAGTCCTCGAACGACGTGTTCCCGACTTCCGTCCACATCGCCGTGACGCAGGCCCTGATCGACGACCTCATCCCCGCGCTCGACCATCTCGCTGTCGCGTTGGAGGCGAAGTCGGTCGAGTGGAAAGATGTCGTGAAGGCGGGCCGCACGCACCTGATGGATGCCACGCCCGTGACGATGGGCCAGGAATTCGGCGGATACGCGCGACAGATCCGGCTCGGTATCGAACGCGTGCAGGCGGTCATCCCTCACGTGAGCGAAGTTCCGCTCGGCGGAACCGCCGTTGGCACCGGGATCAATACTCCCCTGGGCTTTCCGCAGAAAGTCATTGAGCTTCTCGCGAGTGAGACCGAGTTACCGATCACCGAGGCGAAGGACCACTTCGAAGCACAGGCAAACCGTGACGCTCTCGTTGAGGCATCCGGTGCACTTCGCACGATCGCAGTATCGCTGACGAAAATCAACAACGACATTCGCTGGATGGGTTCAGGCCCGAACACAGGTCTCGGCGAGCTCCACATTCCTGACCTGCAGCCCGGCTCTTCGATCATGCCCGGAAAAGTCAACCCGGTCGTCCCCGAAGCCACTCTCATGGTCTGCGCGCGCGTCATCGGTAACGACGCGACAGTGGCATGGGCCGGCGCGTCGGGCTCCTTCGAGCTGAACGTCGCCATTCCCGTGATGGGCACAGCGCTGCTCGAATCGATCCGTCTGCTCTCCAACGCGATGCGTGTGCTCGCCGACAAGACGGTTGACGGCCTGGAAGCCAACATCGAACGCGCCACAGCGTTCGCCGGAATGTCCCCCTCGATCGTGACACCGCTCAACAAGCTCATCGGATACGAGGCCGCTGCCAAGATCGCCAAGCACTCGGTCGCCAAGGGCGTCACAGTTCGTGAAGCAGTGTTGGACCTCGGCTACGTCGATCGCGGCGAACTCACCCTGGAGCAGCTCGATGCGAAGCTCGACCTCCTCTCGATGACTCACCCCGGCTAA
- a CDS encoding carbonic anhydrase, translating to MSDTQSAPQQVWNEMQRGNARFVAGEPRHPRQDVERRHELEAAQTPRAALFGCSDSRLAAEIIFDKGLGDLFVVRNAGQVISDSVIGSLEYAVAVLNVPLIVVLGHDECGAVRAAIDSTSNDAPPLPTHIWRLISPIVPAVRRVMAADKAPTADVDAEHVGKEHLRDTVAELLRSSELISEAIAEGRLGIVGANYRLGEGTAVPDVLVGVGEMAPN from the coding sequence ATGAGCGATACGCAGTCTGCACCACAGCAAGTGTGGAACGAGATGCAGCGCGGAAATGCGCGTTTCGTGGCGGGTGAGCCACGGCATCCTCGCCAAGACGTTGAGCGACGCCACGAGCTCGAGGCCGCGCAGACTCCCCGCGCCGCGCTTTTCGGGTGCTCCGACTCACGCCTGGCCGCTGAGATCATCTTCGACAAGGGCCTCGGCGACTTGTTCGTCGTGCGAAATGCTGGTCAAGTCATTTCGGACTCTGTCATCGGCAGTCTCGAATACGCCGTCGCTGTGCTGAATGTACCGCTCATCGTTGTGCTCGGGCATGACGAGTGTGGTGCTGTACGCGCCGCGATCGACAGCACAAGCAACGATGCGCCGCCGCTGCCGACGCACATTTGGCGACTCATCTCACCAATTGTCCCGGCAGTTCGCCGAGTGATGGCGGCAGATAAAGCACCCACCGCAGACGTCGATGCCGAGCACGTCGGCAAAGAGCACCTGCGTGACACCGTCGCTGAGCTGCTTCGTTCATCCGAGCTCATCAGCGAGGCGATAGCCGAGGGCCGCTTGGGCATTGTCGGCGCCAACTACCGCCTCGGCGAAGGCACCGCGGTCCCCGACGTCCTCGTCGGCGTCGGCGAGATGGCTCCCAACTAA
- a CDS encoding exodeoxyribonuclease VII small subunit, with amino-acid sequence MTDESTRDVASLSFEKARDELIRVVSELEQGAPTLEESLALWERGEALASRCEQWLLGAKQRLDAPSRDDEATS; translated from the coding sequence ATGACCGACGAGAGCACCCGGGATGTGGCATCGCTTTCGTTTGAAAAGGCGCGAGACGAGCTGATCCGCGTCGTTTCGGAGCTCGAACAGGGCGCCCCCACTCTGGAGGAGTCGCTCGCACTCTGGGAACGCGGCGAGGCACTTGCTTCCCGCTGCGAGCAGTGGCTGTTGGGAGCAAAACAGCGTCTCGATGCGCCCTCGCGTGACGACGAGGCTACTTCGTGA
- the greA gene encoding transcription elongation factor GreA, whose product MSADAPETFLTQDAYDRLVNELEYLSTTGREEIAKRIEAAREEGDLKENGGYHAAKDEQGKQEARIRTLTSFLKDAKVGKAPESSGVVESGTVITAIVAGGEEVFLLGNREIAANSELDVYSEASPLGAAIMGQREGAKTSYTAPNGRDIPVEIIKVETYTGQ is encoded by the coding sequence GTGTCTGCCGACGCACCTGAAACGTTCCTCACTCAAGACGCTTACGACCGTCTCGTGAACGAGCTTGAGTACCTCTCGACGACGGGCCGCGAAGAAATCGCCAAGCGTATTGAAGCCGCTCGCGAAGAGGGAGACCTGAAAGAGAACGGCGGATACCACGCCGCTAAAGACGAGCAGGGAAAGCAAGAGGCGCGCATTCGCACGCTCACGAGTTTTCTCAAGGATGCCAAAGTGGGCAAGGCTCCGGAAAGCTCAGGCGTGGTCGAGTCGGGCACGGTCATTACGGCAATTGTTGCCGGCGGCGAAGAGGTCTTCCTGCTCGGAAACCGCGAAATCGCAGCGAACAGCGAACTCGACGTCTACAGCGAGGCGTCACCCCTGGGTGCCGCGATCATGGGACAGCGTGAAGGTGCAAAGACCAGCTATACGGCACCCAACGGCCGCGATATCCCCGTTGAGATCATCAAGGTTGAGACGTACACGGGCCAGTAG
- a CDS encoding response regulator transcription factor, translated as MTRILIVEDEPRISSFVSRGLIVAGYETEVVDDGALALQRVFDGAFDLVLLDVGLPSIDGFEVLHQLRGQGFTLPIIMLTARSSIRDTVDGLDAGANDYIAKPFRFDELLARVRTRLRDPGPTETTALVRGDVTLDPLSRRATSAGRDIELSAREFSLAEYFLRHPGQVLSREQLLSRVWGLDFDPGSNVVDVYVRYLRNKFGTSVITTVRGAGYRWE; from the coding sequence ATGACTCGCATACTCATCGTCGAGGATGAGCCCCGAATTTCATCCTTCGTGAGCCGCGGGCTGATCGTCGCCGGATATGAAACTGAAGTCGTCGACGACGGCGCACTCGCTCTTCAGCGCGTGTTCGATGGCGCATTCGACCTTGTGTTGCTCGACGTGGGGCTTCCCTCTATCGACGGCTTCGAGGTGCTTCATCAGCTACGGGGCCAAGGCTTCACGCTTCCGATCATCATGTTGACGGCGCGATCGAGCATCCGCGACACTGTCGACGGTCTCGATGCTGGTGCGAATGACTACATCGCAAAGCCGTTCCGGTTCGACGAACTGCTCGCTCGCGTGAGAACTCGATTGCGCGACCCGGGCCCCACCGAAACCACGGCTCTTGTGCGAGGCGATGTCACTCTGGATCCGCTGAGCCGACGGGCGACCTCGGCAGGACGAGATATCGAGCTTTCAGCGCGGGAGTTTTCACTCGCCGAATACTTTCTGAGGCACCCCGGTCAGGTACTGAGCCGTGAACAACTCTTGAGTCGCGTCTGGGGCTTGGATTTCGACCCAGGATCGAATGTTGTCGACGTATATGTGCGGTATTTGCGCAATAAATTCGGCACGAGCGTCATCACGACAGTCCGCGGGGCCGGATACCGCTGGGAATAG
- a CDS encoding sensor histidine kinase, which produces MFTVRNPLAGRATVLGPVLAAAGIGLAVTGISVFALQRARILAALPRNASRADIDAALDPVLTSSLTYAAAGIIVLGAIAAAGWYVSRRVYSPLRNLEETAAQVTLADLGARLPDRGKDDFSSLNRTINEMFERLEGSVDVQRQLLDDIRHELKTPLTIVRGHLEIMNTTDPLDVASAREVAMSELDRMSRLIDDIDLLATVEGGGQLSMDVVDLRALTQSVAQRAAVIPGHAWRVESRARGHVHGDFDRLLQAWLQLADNAAKYTPSGSPIEIGSAVDDVRASLWIRDHGSGIPPAARHRVFRRFDRANGQRSVGGSGLGLAIVDAIAKAHGGTCAITDTAGGGATFTIEIPLHDYQPAAPAPVRAEDVVTQREATG; this is translated from the coding sequence GTGTTCACGGTGCGCAACCCGCTAGCTGGGCGCGCAACCGTGCTCGGACCGGTGCTTGCTGCGGCGGGTATCGGCCTCGCCGTCACTGGAATCTCGGTGTTTGCGCTGCAACGAGCGCGGATTCTCGCGGCGCTTCCGCGCAACGCCAGTCGAGCCGATATCGATGCGGCGCTCGACCCCGTGCTGACGTCGAGCCTGACATATGCCGCAGCCGGAATCATTGTGCTCGGTGCGATTGCGGCGGCCGGTTGGTATGTCAGTCGCCGGGTGTATTCGCCGCTTCGGAATCTGGAGGAAACGGCTGCGCAGGTCACGCTGGCCGACCTCGGCGCTCGGCTGCCAGACCGCGGAAAAGACGATTTCAGTTCGCTGAACCGCACCATAAACGAGATGTTCGAGCGGCTCGAGGGATCGGTCGACGTGCAGCGGCAGCTGCTTGACGATATCCGCCACGAGTTGAAAACTCCGCTGACGATTGTTCGCGGCCACCTCGAGATCATGAACACCACCGACCCCCTCGACGTCGCAAGCGCGCGAGAAGTCGCCATGTCGGAGCTTGACAGAATGAGCCGCTTGATAGACGACATCGACCTCTTGGCGACCGTCGAGGGCGGCGGCCAGCTTTCGATGGATGTTGTCGACCTTCGCGCGCTTACACAATCTGTCGCGCAGCGCGCAGCTGTCATTCCCGGGCACGCGTGGCGAGTCGAGTCACGCGCCCGTGGGCACGTCCACGGAGACTTCGACCGACTGCTTCAGGCGTGGTTGCAGCTTGCAGACAACGCAGCGAAGTACACGCCGTCCGGGAGTCCCATTGAAATCGGGAGTGCTGTCGACGATGTCCGCGCATCTCTTTGGATCCGGGACCACGGGTCGGGAATTCCACCGGCAGCTCGTCACCGAGTATTCCGGCGTTTCGATCGGGCGAACGGACAGCGTAGCGTTGGTGGTTCGGGGCTGGGGTTGGCAATCGTTGACGCCATCGCAAAAGCACACGGGGGAACATGTGCGATTACAGACACCGCGGGCGGTGGTGCCACCTTCACCATCGAAATACCGCTTCACGACTACCAACCTGCGGCTCCCGCACCAGTACGAGCTGAGGATGTCGTGACGCAACGGGAAGCTACAGGATGA
- the xseA gene encoding exodeoxyribonuclease VII large subunit — translation MTIFEPDATADEPIPAGTVHPRDSSKDTPTSVGRLGETIRGFIERWGTIWVEGEITSWNVRGGNVFGRLKDLDTDATIAFRVWSSTTRRLPDDLSVGDHVIACVKADYFVRGGDFSFIVSAMKHVGLGEQLEKLEKLRAQLRREGLFDADRKKVLPFLPQTIGLITGEKSDAERDVHRNAELRWPRVRFRNEYAAVQGDRSVPDVLAALARLDADPDVDVIIIARGGGDPQHLLGFSDERLVRAVAAAETPVVSAIGHENDHPLLDDVADLRASTPTDAAKRVVPDVSEQHALVQQLRARLTGRLTLRVNHDIAQLEQLRSRPSLRDPDAMLNSRSQEVHLLSSRARDVVDRHHAQAERTVSELRASLRALSPGATLARGYAIAHHDGGKVLRDAADAPAGAQIVVTVERGSFAAVSEGEVAESAEPQQAAPTRRMES, via the coding sequence ATGACTATTTTTGAACCCGATGCGACAGCCGACGAGCCGATCCCGGCGGGCACCGTGCACCCCCGTGACTCGTCGAAAGACACTCCTACCTCTGTCGGCCGCCTCGGCGAGACGATCCGCGGTTTCATCGAGCGTTGGGGCACGATCTGGGTTGAAGGCGAGATCACCTCATGGAACGTTCGAGGCGGCAACGTCTTTGGACGACTGAAAGATCTCGATACCGACGCGACGATTGCGTTCCGCGTGTGGTCATCCACCACGCGTCGATTACCTGATGATCTTTCGGTGGGCGATCACGTGATCGCGTGCGTGAAAGCTGACTATTTTGTGCGCGGTGGCGACTTCAGTTTCATCGTCTCAGCCATGAAGCACGTTGGTCTGGGTGAACAGCTTGAAAAACTCGAAAAACTCCGGGCCCAGTTGCGTCGCGAAGGCCTTTTCGATGCTGATCGTAAAAAAGTACTGCCCTTTCTCCCCCAGACGATCGGGCTCATCACGGGCGAGAAATCAGACGCGGAACGTGATGTACATCGCAATGCCGAACTGCGCTGGCCGCGCGTGCGCTTTCGCAACGAGTACGCGGCGGTCCAGGGCGACCGCTCGGTTCCCGACGTGCTCGCGGCTCTTGCTCGCCTGGACGCCGATCCCGACGTCGATGTCATCATCATCGCTCGCGGCGGTGGCGATCCGCAGCATCTGCTCGGCTTCAGCGATGAACGGTTGGTCCGCGCTGTCGCGGCGGCCGAGACGCCGGTCGTGAGTGCGATCGGGCACGAAAACGATCACCCGCTTCTTGATGACGTCGCCGATCTTCGGGCATCGACGCCGACTGATGCCGCAAAGCGAGTGGTTCCCGACGTCAGCGAGCAGCATGCCCTCGTGCAACAGCTGCGAGCGCGGCTAACGGGCCGGCTCACCCTGCGCGTCAATCACGACATCGCCCAACTCGAGCAGTTGCGCTCGCGCCCCTCGCTACGCGACCCGGATGCGATGCTCAATTCGCGCAGCCAGGAGGTGCACCTTCTCTCCTCACGAGCACGTGACGTAGTCGATCGACATCATGCTCAAGCTGAGCGCACAGTCTCTGAACTACGCGCTTCACTGCGCGCTCTCTCACCGGGTGCGACCCTGGCTCGCGGGTACGCGATTGCGCACCACGATGGTGGAAAAGTGCTGCGGGATGCCGCCGACGCACCTGCCGGAGCACAAATTGTCGTCACGGTCGAACGCGGCTCGTTCGCTGCTGTCTCTGAAGGTGAAGTAGCAGAGTCCGCTGAACCGCAGCAGGCAGCACCCACACGTAGGATGGAATCATGA
- a CDS encoding DUF4245 family protein, protein MSQKEPRVVAELGRPETPDETAARKAASSRAYRGSQTFRNLLTALGVTLVIVAIVIFAVPRGEIPDDPAIDVVSLAADAEAGYGRDIVVADVSSTWRVNSAVVKGDSVPAWTVSYVPQDSSFLVVAQAFDADDAWARTELKGSAPTGTTTINGIVWDEYEIANPSSTGNITYALGTQAGTDHILVYGTADHDTTAAVAASLTTDIQTMQEESAS, encoded by the coding sequence GTGAGCCAGAAAGAACCACGTGTTGTGGCAGAGCTTGGGCGCCCAGAAACGCCTGACGAAACCGCAGCACGGAAGGCCGCTTCTTCGCGCGCCTACCGCGGCAGCCAAACCTTTCGTAACCTCTTAACGGCGCTCGGGGTCACTCTCGTCATCGTCGCAATCGTGATCTTCGCCGTTCCGCGCGGTGAGATTCCTGATGATCCAGCCATCGATGTGGTCTCACTCGCGGCCGACGCTGAAGCCGGATACGGACGAGACATCGTCGTCGCCGATGTCTCGTCGACCTGGCGCGTAAATTCTGCTGTGGTCAAGGGTGACTCGGTTCCGGCATGGACGGTTTCCTACGTTCCCCAGGATTCATCGTTCCTGGTCGTTGCTCAAGCATTCGACGCCGACGACGCCTGGGCACGCACCGAGCTCAAGGGCAGTGCGCCAACAGGCACGACCACGATCAACGGCATCGTGTGGGACGAGTACGAAATTGCCAACCCTAGTTCAACGGGCAACATCACCTATGCTCTCGGCACTCAAGCGGGAACCGACCATATTCTCGTGTACGGCACAGCCGATCACGATACGACGGCTGCCGTTGCCGCGTCGCTGACAACAGACATCCAAACAATGCAGGAGGAATCAGCCTCATGA
- a CDS encoding GNAT family N-acetyltransferase: protein MSRLRAESVDAPAAIALLNEYMAFRADGFPGGGYQRSPADASAFVPPVGVFLVFTDDDGVDVGCGGVRRIEAPAGTGVVRFEVKHLYMRASARGSGGGSALLAGLEERARGFGATELVLDTHHSLDAAGRLYARAGFTAIAAYNDNPNATVWLRKSLKRD from the coding sequence ATGTCTCGCCTTCGCGCCGAATCCGTTGATGCACCAGCGGCAATCGCCCTTCTGAACGAATACATGGCGTTTCGCGCCGATGGTTTTCCTGGCGGTGGCTATCAGCGATCACCAGCAGATGCAAGCGCGTTCGTGCCACCAGTGGGGGTGTTCCTGGTGTTCACGGACGATGATGGGGTCGACGTTGGGTGCGGTGGTGTGCGCCGCATCGAAGCGCCAGCGGGAACCGGCGTCGTGCGGTTCGAGGTGAAGCATCTCTACATGCGTGCCTCTGCGCGCGGGAGCGGAGGCGGTAGTGCGCTACTTGCTGGCCTCGAAGAACGCGCACGAGGCTTTGGCGCGACCGAACTCGTGCTCGATACCCATCACTCGTTGGACGCCGCGGGACGCCTCTACGCGCGCGCCGGGTTTACAGCGATCGCGGCGTACAACGACAACCCCAACGCGACCGTCTGGTTACGAAAGAGCCTTAAGCGCGACTGA
- a CDS encoding PhoH family protein: MTTQAAQQRQYEAVHESADLDQDLRSYVLDTSVLLSDPRAFFRFAEHSVVIPVVVITELEAKRHDAELGYFARQALRHLDELRIEHGRLDFPVPVGSGGTLRVELNNTDVSVLPSGMRLGDNDTRILAIAMHLMNGGQEVTIVSKDLPMRVKAASLGITAEEYLAEQAVDSGWTGIATIDVAGDEISDLYETEIGTSESVRGLPINTGLVIHSERGSALGRVTGDGEYSLVRGDREAFGLHGRSAEQRIAIDLLLDPEVGIVSLGGRAGTGKSALALCAGLEAVLERQQQRRIIVFRPLFAVGGQELGYLPGDAQEKMNPWGQAVFDTLGSIVSPNVVEEVIERGLLEVLPLTHIRGRSLHDAFVIVDEAQSLERNVLLTVLSRIGQNSRVVLTHDVAQRDNLRVGRHDGVASVIETLKGHGLFGHVTLSRSERSAIAALVTDLLEAGELS; this comes from the coding sequence GTGACCACACAAGCAGCACAGCAGCGACAGTACGAAGCCGTTCACGAGAGCGCGGATCTTGACCAAGATCTGCGCTCTTATGTTTTGGATACTTCGGTTCTCCTCAGCGATCCGCGGGCCTTCTTCCGCTTCGCGGAGCACTCCGTTGTCATCCCGGTCGTCGTGATCACCGAACTCGAAGCAAAACGGCACGACGCCGAACTCGGCTACTTCGCCCGGCAGGCGCTCCGCCACCTCGACGAATTACGCATTGAACACGGTCGGCTCGACTTTCCGGTTCCTGTAGGAAGCGGCGGCACGCTGCGCGTCGAGCTGAACAACACGGATGTCTCGGTGTTGCCGTCGGGAATGCGCCTCGGCGATAACGACACCCGCATCCTCGCTATCGCCATGCACCTCATGAACGGCGGTCAAGAAGTCACGATTGTGTCGAAAGACCTCCCCATGCGCGTCAAGGCGGCCTCCCTCGGAATCACGGCCGAAGAGTATTTGGCCGAGCAGGCCGTCGACTCCGGGTGGACCGGTATTGCGACCATCGACGTCGCGGGGGATGAGATCAGCGATCTCTACGAGACGGAGATCGGCACGAGCGAGTCGGTACGTGGACTTCCGATCAACACCGGCCTCGTCATCCACTCCGAACGTGGCTCGGCTCTTGGCCGTGTCACCGGTGATGGCGAATATTCGCTTGTCCGCGGGGACCGAGAGGCATTCGGCCTGCATGGTCGTTCAGCGGAACAGCGCATTGCGATCGATCTCCTGCTCGACCCTGAGGTCGGAATAGTGTCGCTCGGCGGCCGCGCGGGAACCGGAAAATCGGCGCTCGCGCTGTGCGCGGGGCTCGAAGCGGTACTGGAGCGCCAACAGCAGCGCAGGATCATCGTGTTTCGTCCGCTCTTCGCTGTAGGCGGGCAGGAGCTTGGATACCTGCCAGGCGATGCTCAAGAAAAAATGAATCCGTGGGGTCAGGCGGTATTCGACACTCTCGGCTCGATCGTCTCGCCCAATGTTGTCGAAGAAGTCATCGAGCGGGGGCTTCTCGAGGTGCTGCCACTCACTCACATTCGCGGGCGTTCGCTTCATGATGCTTTTGTCATCGTTGATGAGGCTCAATCGCTGGAGCGCAACGTTCTCCTTACCGTGCTGAGCCGAATCGGTCAGAACTCACGCGTTGTGCTGACACACGACGTCGCGCAGCGCGACAACTTGCGCGTGGGCCGCCACGACGGTGTCGCGTCGGTGATCGAGACGCTGAAGGGTCACGGGCTGTTTGGACACGTCACGCTGTCGCGTTCGGAACGCTCAGCGATTGCCGCGCTCGTTACTGATCTGCTCGAGGCTGGCGAGCTCAGCTAG
- the trhA gene encoding PAQR family membrane homeostasis protein TrhA, giving the protein MEAAHVDAIVEVKPTWRGWIHAGTFPVAIAAGIVLIVLADGAAAKWASAIFMATSLLLFGNSALYHRFNWGAKTRAVLKRIDHANILLLIAGTYTPIAVLALPPGKSVLLLSLVWSGALLGILFRVFWINAPRWLYVALYLVLGWAAVMYMVDLFDANPAMMVLVIVGGLLYTGGAIVYALKKPNPWPGKFGFHEIFHVCTVLAFLCHWTACLLIALHPAYNG; this is encoded by the coding sequence ATGGAGGCAGCCCACGTCGATGCCATCGTCGAAGTCAAGCCCACTTGGCGCGGATGGATTCACGCGGGAACGTTCCCGGTTGCAATAGCTGCGGGAATCGTGCTGATCGTGCTTGCCGACGGCGCGGCAGCAAAATGGGCGTCCGCCATCTTCATGGCAACGTCGCTGCTACTTTTCGGCAACTCCGCGCTCTACCACCGCTTCAACTGGGGCGCCAAAACTCGGGCAGTGCTCAAGCGAATAGATCACGCAAACATCTTGCTGCTGATCGCGGGAACCTACACTCCGATCGCGGTACTCGCGCTGCCGCCCGGCAAGTCCGTGCTGCTCCTCAGCCTCGTGTGGTCGGGGGCACTACTCGGGATCCTCTTCCGCGTGTTCTGGATCAACGCACCTCGGTGGCTCTATGTTGCGCTTTACCTTGTGCTCGGGTGGGCCGCCGTCATGTATATGGTCGACCTGTTCGACGCGAACCCCGCCATGATGGTGCTCGTTATCGTCGGCGGACTCTTGTACACCGGTGGAGCAATCGTGTACGCGCTGAAGAAGCCGAACCCGTGGCCCGGAAAATTCGGATTCCACGAGATTTTCCATGTGTGCACAGTGCTGGCATTTCTCTGCCATTGGACAGCGTGCCTCTTGATCGCGCTGCACCCCGCATATAACGGCTAA
- a CDS encoding isoprenyl transferase, protein MVKTGWSSEGRGPLYRVYIARLRRSLTRETVPRHVAMMIDGNRRWARQLGFDSAAHGHRAGAAKMREFLRWCDDIGVKVVSLYLLSNDNLRKRDTRELADLLQIIAELANELSHESNWRVHHMGRSDLLPPDLAEVVSEAAERTKGHTGLHVNLAIGYGGRSEIVDAVRSIIAEHDGVGGSLEELAENLTPEQIGEHLYTGGQPDPDLVIRTSGEQRLSDFLLWQSAHSEFYFVEALGPDLREVDFLRAIRDYATRDRRYGS, encoded by the coding sequence ATCGTGAAAACCGGCTGGTCAAGTGAGGGGAGAGGCCCCCTCTACCGCGTGTACATCGCGCGGTTGCGGCGAAGCCTCACCCGCGAGACAGTTCCTCGCCATGTCGCGATGATGATCGACGGAAACCGTCGGTGGGCTCGGCAGCTTGGATTCGATTCCGCAGCCCACGGCCACAGAGCAGGCGCCGCCAAGATGCGGGAATTTCTGCGGTGGTGCGACGATATCGGAGTAAAGGTCGTCTCGCTCTACCTGCTCTCAAACGACAATCTGCGTAAACGCGACACTCGAGAACTTGCTGATCTCCTGCAGATCATCGCTGAGCTCGCCAACGAGCTCTCGCACGAGAGTAACTGGCGAGTGCACCACATGGGGCGCTCCGACCTGTTGCCGCCAGATCTGGCCGAGGTCGTCTCGGAAGCTGCGGAACGCACCAAGGGCCATACCGGCCTGCATGTGAACCTTGCAATTGGTTACGGTGGGCGCAGCGAAATCGTCGATGCGGTGCGAAGCATCATCGCCGAGCATGACGGCGTGGGGGGCTCTCTCGAAGAGCTCGCAGAAAACCTGACGCCCGAGCAAATCGGTGAACACCTCTACACCGGTGGCCAGCCCGACCCTGATCTCGTCATTCGGACGTCGGGCGAGCAACGACTTAGCGACTTCTTGCTCTGGCAGAGCGCGCACAGCGAGTTCTACTTCGTTGAGGCGCTGGGGCCAGACCTTCGTGAAGTCGACTTTTTGCGAGCAATTCGCGACTATGCCACGCGAGACAGACGCTACGGCAGCTAG
- a CDS encoding DUF4307 domain-containing protein, with amino-acid sequence MTTQEKLDVRYGRGRLSARRRSAYISGSVVLIAALGYLAWGAVSDIFYTVDAVDTGYSLVSEHQVDVRFQVTAQVGATVACAIEAQDEDHGIVGWRIVEYEASTDATHSYTESIPTLDQATTGFVNSCWVS; translated from the coding sequence ATGACGACGCAAGAAAAACTCGACGTTCGATACGGGCGCGGTCGCCTGTCTGCGCGCAGGAGAAGCGCCTATATCTCGGGGAGCGTCGTCCTTATCGCTGCGCTGGGCTATCTTGCATGGGGCGCAGTGAGCGACATTTTCTACACGGTCGACGCTGTTGACACCGGATATAGCCTCGTGAGCGAACATCAGGTAGATGTGCGATTTCAGGTGACCGCTCAGGTCGGTGCCACCGTTGCATGCGCGATCGAAGCACAAGATGAAGACCACGGAATCGTGGGATGGCGCATCGTCGAGTACGAAGCATCCACTGATGCGACTCATTCCTACACGGAGTCCATTCCCACTCTCGACCAAGCTACGACCGGGTTTGTCAACTCATGCTGGGTGTCGTAA